From Panthera tigris isolate Pti1 chromosome B4, P.tigris_Pti1_mat1.1, whole genome shotgun sequence:
TTGTTTTATGCATACACAAACTAATGTGAAAAAACATATTCTCTCCAAATGGTAGAATCACATGACAGAAGTCTACAATCAATCACAATTCTAGAATACATGCGGGTTtgtcccccttttttctttttttaaaagatttttttaatgttttttttttttttaattaattttgagagagagagagagagagtacaagcagggaaggagcagagagacgagggagagagagaatcccaagcaggctccatgctgtcatcgcagagcccgatgtggggctcgaatccatgaaccgtgagatcatggcctcagccgaAATCGAGACATTTAACTGActtgagtcacctaggtgcccctttttttcttttaattgctttTCTTGGAGATCCTGCtactcaagaaaataaagaacttccTTGTTCATTTTCACAGCGGTATACATTTCCGTGGCATGGATGTATCATATCCCAGTTAGTCTCTCAATGGGatttaaattgtttctaattGCTCACTGTTAAAACTaatgctgggggcgcctggatggctcagtctgttaagcatctgacttttggtttccgctcaggtcgtgatctcacagtttgtggattcgagccctgcactgggttctgtgctgtctctgctgagcctgcttgggattctctttctctctctgccttctgccccctctcaaaataaataaataaaactattgcAGTGAAAACCCATGCATTTATCATTTCACATGTGTGCAAGTGAATCCGGAGGATAAATCCTGGGAAGAGGATTTGTAGGGTCAATAAATTGGCATCATTTGTAATGCTGGCGAGTGATTGCTGACGCAACCGCCTTCGCAACTATGCCAGTTTATATTCCTATTGGCGGTGTGTGTATGAGAAAGGCCAACTAACTCCTTGTCCCAAAACGTCTGCATCCGCCCCAGCCTGGGCTTAGATTCagaatggggaaggggtggggtgacCTCAGCTGTCCTGCTCCCCACTGTGCACCATTTGGGACCTCAGGTGTAGTATATATATGTCTTGGAACCTCCACCCCCATGCGAGGCCGGTTCAGGCTCAGCCTCACTGTAACCTCAGCCCCGCTTGCTCTGCACGCCTGTGGTCGAGGAGGCCTGAGATGCTGTAGCACAAAGCCCAGTTTTGACTCATGTGTTACAGGTGGGGCCCCCAGGATAAGACAAACCAGAGACCTCAAGCCCACTCATGTCCCCTAAAGGGAGCCCCTGGGACTCTCTGGACAGcgttcccccacccccttctcccaaTTGTCCCCCTCATTTCTTACTTGGGGATACATGGCCTGCCACTTGttaatttccctctctctgtctccttctctctcccccaccaccctcctgtTCAAAAGTTTGATGACATCCCTCTGCTGCGTTTCTCTTCTCCGTGTCTTTACGGTTCtttgttttacttccttttcctctcctacCCTAACCAAAGGAAGGCAGAGCTGTCTAACTCAATCCCCTCTTACAAATGGAAACCTGAATCCCAGAGTgataagtgacttgcccacagtcacacaaCGAACAGGGATGAAGACAGGTCGGGACTCGGTCTGTTTGCCACTTTCCTCGCCTCCAACCCAGGCACCATCATCATCAAAAGCCGTGCCTTCTCCCTTCCAGTTCCAGTGGGCTCCACCTaatcccctttctcttcccttgatGGGTCCTCTTCAGTCAGTCTTCTTTCCCCCCTGTGGTTGTTCCCTTTTCCTGGGCTCTATCCTGGACTCCAACACCCTAACACCCCCTTCAGCACCTGAGAAACAGAGCATTTTCCCAACCTATCCAGATCTTCCAAATCAAGTGGAATCCTCTGCTGCCCACTCAGTGTCCCAAGGAGGGAAGAGAACCGAGCCATGCTGCCACAGTCTCCCAGGACACCGTAGCCAAGGTGCCACTGGCAGATCTGAGCTGAGCACCAGGCACTAGGCAGCAGGGATAGCAGCTGGGGAGTCCTCTTGGGAGAGCCCTACCATGACATAACCCTTGGCACATGGCAGGCACTCAGATGATAGCAGTCATACATCCCCTTCCTTCTTTGCCTCCCTCCAGGCCCACTTTTGGGAAACACATgcaggagagagaggtgaggagggtacggggtgtggggggggggcggggagagagagctTGAGAAGCTGGAGGGAACAGGGATGAGGATCTCAGGAATGCAGAAAGGACTTCAGAGCCTTTCTCGAGTCTCACCTGAACCCTGGGTGTCTTGGGGTCAGAGCCCAGCGTCCTCTTCCCGGGAGAttgggagcaggggtgggggctgggctagtaaggagaggaggctggagggcTGGTGCCCTGGTACTCACAGGTGCGTGCAAAGCAGCCCTTCCTCCAGCCGCGGCGGCCTTTGTGTACTGATCTGGGAGGCTGCAGAGGAGGAAGTGACAcaccctggggtggggtgggggagatttCGGGGTGGTGGGGTAACTGATCTAGAAGGTGGGGCCCAGAGGGGTGGAACTGGGCCAAGGGGGTTGACAATACAGGGATCTGAAAGGAAGCACGGAGGCTCGTCTgtctactgagcacctactacatgccgGGCATATCACAATATTGTCATTAATCCTTGCAACAACTTCATGACATATCCATATGTTAATGTCCCCCCGGGGTCAAATTTTACAGATGTAGAGGCTAAGAGGGAAAGGTGGACGTTGAGGCTCAGAGGTAAGAAATAAATAtccttgcccaaggccacatagtAATAACTAGCTGGTCTGGGTTTTCAACCCTGGTCTGCCTGCCTGGCAAATCGATGGGACCCTTCCACTTCTTCACACAAGAACACGATAGCAAGTTAGAAATATGGAGGTAGTAAGTCCTGGAATGAGGGGGAAATCAGTGGCGACAGGCTCTAATTTTGAAAAACGAGTGCCCACTGTATGATGGTGGATGCTTAACtccatgggctctggagccaaacTGCCTGAGCTCCAATCCTGGCTCTATCACTTACAGCGGTGGGAACTTACGTAGTTGCTTAACCTTCCTGTGGCTTcttctcatctgtcaagtggCACTCAGGATTGTTGCGGGAATCAAATGAGGTGACTCCTACCAATTGCTTACAAGAGAGCCTGGCACAACCTAAGGGCTTGAAAATAGACTCAGTGGCTGAGAAGTAACACGGTGAGAAGCGGAGAGGCTGAGAAATCCAAGGTTGGGGCACTGGGAACTTGGAGAAAGACACAGGGCCGGGCTCAGAGAATGAGACTGGGAGGCCACTGCGCAGAGACAGCAGTGGCGGCTGGGAAAGGCGTAGAGGAGGCAGAGAGTGCGGTAATGGCAAGGATGAAGCCTGTCTGGAGAAGAGGGTGTGGAAAATACCTGGCCCTGGCCCACACTTGACCACAGGGAACTCAGAAGGAACTGGATGTGAGATCTGTCACAGGTCTGTCTTATCTGCCCGAAGGGGCACTCTGGGCAGCAGGGACTGACAAGCGAGGCACCGAGCCAGGTGCCCATCTCTTAGTGGGTGCACAGGGAGCATCAGGTGGGTCTTAGGAGTGTAGCCGCCGGAAGGAGCAactggggacaggggtggggggaggtgggcttCTTCGGCTGGCCTCAGGCTACCGGACCTTATACCCTTCCCCCACAACCAGGGGTTACCATGGTGATGACCCCTTCTTCCCCACAGGCCCTGTGGTTTCCTCTAGAGcttctttcactttcttcttctgcttttcctcaatcttctctctcccctactccctCATCCTcaacccctctctctcccacaagCACAGGTCATTCTTGAAGGTGGCAAGGTACAAGGTAGGCAGGGTGCTATCCCAGGGAAGAAGGTgggccccagggtggggggagggcagcgtggagggggagtcacagagggaggggggagagtccAGGGGCACAGTGGGAAGGCCTGAGCGGGCTGAGGATGGGAGCTGTTGCAGAGGGGAGGCATGGAGGGGCAAGGATGTTAGTACAGAGGGTAACAGTGGGGTCATGGGGATGAGGtcacggggtggggtggggtcagaaGGGGCAGCGGGAGTAATTTGTAAGGTGATAGTGGGGTCGTAGAGTCAGGGAGCTCATTAAGTAAAGGGAGGGGTGGtgtaaaacagaaacaatgtAACTTAGATGCAGGCTGCCGTTCTTTTCTTCTGGTGCCAGAGACCCTCACGAGAACCAAGTGCAGCTTCCATGAACCCCTTCCCCAGAGATGGGCagatatgcacatacacataacTGGGGGTGGGGACAACTTAAAAGACCTCCGGGCCCATTCACACCTCCCCAGAGGCCCACCGCATCCAGTCTAAGAACACACACACCTGGTGGCTGTGGAAGGCCCAGACACCCGCCTCCCGGGGTAAGCTCCTGGGGGCTCCCTTTACCCCACTTTCCCACCACCGCCATCCAGGCACATTTCATCCGATTTCCTTGGTTTCCCTAAGAAAGCTGCAAAATCCGGTAGATTGGGAGCTCACCTTCCTCACCCAGTCCCTCTCCAGGTCAGCTAGTCATGTCCCCTGCCACTTCCCAGAGGGAGCCACATGCCATGAGTTTCCATCactttattttgcaaaaatagaaaactcagcAATATGCGATACAGCGGGGAAGGGGAGATGTAAACAGAGGGGAGGGAACAGCACCCTGACCCCCCAGAGAAAAAGGGGAGCCAGTGGGAATCTTATTTGGCAGCTAAATACAAACTGGGGattggaggaagaagggaggggtcACAGGGGCCCTGGGCTCCCCCTCCCAAGACCCCTGGAGGAAGGGGTCAAGTCCAGGGTGTAAACAAaagctaataaataaatagaggttTCCTCTGGGTCAGGGAAGGACCAGCTAAGCAgcgcccaccccccactccctggGCCAAGCTGCTCTGGAGATCAAGGGGGGTAAGGCACTAGGGGGAGAGGGATCCCCTGGCCCCTCTGTAGTGTAGGAGCATCCCTGCCCCGGTGGCTGAGATGGGAGGCAGGGGAAGCCCAAGGCACATGACAGGGCTCGGGGAGGGGCTTATAACGGAGGGCACAAGGTCAACTCTGGGCCCAAGCAAAGAGGTGCCGAATGTACGTGCATCTGTCCCTTTCACCCTCTGGCCCTCCACAGAAATGCAGGGCCCAGCCTGCCCCAACCTGACCTGGCACGAGGATGGGGCACAGAGGGCAGTGTGAGCCCGGCAGGTGCATTACGCAGCATGAGGCACCAAGGGCAGGGGCAAGAGGGTGGGCTCAGCCCTCCCCCTGTGCCCCTTTTTTGGTCTCTAGTGTTCCTGTTTGCTCCCAGAGGCCTAAGCACCTGGCAGAGAAAGGGGCTTTGGAACTGGCAGGGtcttcctcctgccctggggagccTGGGACCCTGGTGTCTGAGGGGCAGCGCCGAGATTTTAGAGTCCAAACCCAGGCTCACCCCTCTGCCCTCTTTCctggtgggagaagggcagaccCCGAGACAGGAAAGGGAGCCAGTTAGAACAAGAAGGGGATGAACACAGAGGCACCCCTGGAAACTTTGGCAAAAACAAGGAGCTCActggaaggggtggagagagggcagAGCTCGTCCTCCCCCAGTCACTGGCGGTGTCTGGGAGATGGTCAGTCTGCTGCCTGGAGCCCCAACCCCCACGGCAGGGGAAGTCAGGGGCCCTGGTCAGGCTGGGGGCTGCAGGCCCCTTTGCCCTGACCCCGGGGAACCTCATCCTCGCTAGAGGCCTTGGGATGGGGACCAGGCTGCGAGGAGTCGTCCTCAAACATTTCAGGGTTCTCCAGCATTTCTCGGATTAGGGGAGGCATCGGGCCTGGAATCTCCATCTTCAGGGTAATGGCCCTTTCTGCTCCTGCAACAGAGGAACAAAGGTTCAGGGGGACAGAGGCCCATGCCCCTTGAGGCCAACTCGCTAACCTTTCTTGGCCTTCCAGGGGCTCCCAGCACAAGCCTGCCACTTGTCTGTCTCAGATTCACCCTCTCCCTTCTGCAGAGTTCCTGGGGGCCACTCCTCTGCCTGCAGCTTCTACCTGCCTTCTCTGCCAAGCCCGTTGCCATTCTTTCAAGCCATCCCATTTTTCAGACCATCTCCTCAAAGATCACACCGAGTCCAACTGTCACCTCCACTCCCCAGGCACTCCATCCTCCCATGTCTGCGACTCGCCAATTGTTGCTAGGCCTGTTCTTACTCACATTCGTAACAAtagctagtatttattgaacacctactatctGCCAGGCACCCTTCTGAACCATCaatgtccaacagaactttctgcgaTGATGGCATTATCTGCTTCGTCCAGTACAGTCATCACTAgccactgagcacttgaaatgcagCTACCGCAACTGGGGAATGGCATCGTTAATTCAGGGCGGTTCTAAGCCCGTTGTGTTAACTCGTTTAGCCTTCTCGATAGCTTATGAGGTAGATGTAAGTATAGCCCGGTTTACAAACATGAAAACAAGGTACCAAAAGTAAAGGAATTTGCCCAGAGTCTCCCCACGAGCccgtggcagagctaggattccaGAGCGTAGGCCGCCCGGTTCGCACCCACTCTGTTCTTGTCTCTGCTTGTCTGCCTGCCTGTGCTGGGAGACCAACAGctccagggagagagaggggaggttCCCTCATGACTAACCCTTGGTGCTGATGCCCCGGAGGTCAGTGATCTTCATGAGCATCCTTGGGAACATGTAGGGCTGGCTGGGCCGCCGCCGGCGGGCATAGAGCCTCAGGGCTTCCAGCAGTGGCTCCTGCAGCTTGTCTACTTTTTCAGGTTCCTCCAGGTCCATGCGGTCTACAGGAACAAGCACAGtgcagtgaaagagaaagaaatgggggaCACAGTGACAAGTGGCTGATCCCCAGCTGTCCCTGACCTATGGCACTCCAAGCCCCAAACTCTGTCCTATCAGCCCTTTGCCTTATTGTTCCTGGGCCTACCCAGGCCACTTCCCCTGCTCCACGCCCTGTAccttctcccctctggtaaaTCACTCCTGCCCACACCCCTCTCTCAGCACCAGTATCTGGGACCTCCTCAGCTCTCTCtggctcctctctcctttttgttCTATGCTCCAAGGTGCTAGAGGGCCTGTCCTGGGTCTGAGAAGTCtgtggatggggcaggtgcaaCAATCCCAGGGAGAGGGACCAAGGTCTCCTGCCGGGTCAGAGATCAGGTGTGGGCTGTGGTGGGAAAGGAGTCTGAGCAAACGCCAGGGGGCGCCCCTGCACCTCCGCAGATGAGGCAGATGGCGCTGAGCAGTCCTGTCTCCGTGTCATCCATCTCCAGTGGCAGGAGCTGCCCAGCAAAGGCAAAGACGAGGTCTGTGAGGGGCCCAAAGCCGGCGTTGTGCATCTGTGTCCGGTTCAGAGTCAGCCCATCAGAGAAGGTCATGGTGTCCTGCTCCGGGGTGTACCTTGTGCAGATCCGCAGCATCTGGAGGTGGGCAAGGGGGAGGGTTAGTGCTGTTTCTGGGGAGGACCACATGTCCGGTGGGGAGAAGAGGCAATGGGATGTACGTGGAAGGTGAGGAGGTTAAGTCCAGAAAGAGGGCAACCTGCAGCAGGcatggggaggaaggcagaggtggaGAATCTGAagtctggggagggaaggggagtcAGAAGGAGGCAGAGCATCCAGAAGCGTAGGATCGAGTCTTGGGGAGGGGagttaagatgaaaaaaaaaaacagcttgggTTTAAAGGCGATCTGGGGAGTCCCAGaatggagggggaaggagagataATGAAATCTTTGTGGTAAACCAACTCCTTGGCCTCACATGAGGGTCAGGCCTAGTGGGAGACATGCCACAGGGCTTAACTTACCAGGATGTCTAGGCAGGCAGCCTTGAGCAGAGTGATCTGGTCAGCAATGCTGAGCCCTGTAAAGCCAGGCAGCCGCTTGGCAAACTCCACGATCTTGATGATGCACTTGGTGGCCAGCTCACTGAACTTGTCCCACAGCCCCAGATCCAGCTGCACCCGGTGGTCTGCACTGGAGTTCTACAGGGAGGGCAGGTTGGAATGCAAGCTAAGCCCCACCCTGGGGGCTATCTTCCTTCCACCCAAACCCCCAGCTCCCCCCTCTGCATTCTGTTGCCTTTCCTTGTCCCTCAGCACCAGACCATGGCCTCAATACAACCCATACCTAGTCCCCAAAGCGAACAATCCCCTGACCTCACTGGACTCACCGTGGTATATTTGCCCAGCTGGCAGAGTGAGGGGAAGGTCTCCTGATGAGCTTTGCTGACCTTGGTGATGAGCTCTTCTAACTGAGGGCTCAGCTCATAGCTGTCAAGCGACCCTTCTTCCTtcacctctttcttcttcttattccGGTCATTCCGCACAGCTTGGGGGCAAAGGCACGGGAGGGTCGGGACCCTCAGAACCTCCCTCTGGGTATCCCCTCTCATCCTAATATCATGCGCTCAGTCCTTATCATGAACATCTATTCCCCGGGACCCTAAccactgcctcagtttccctagctCCTACATTAGCTCCCATTCCCAGGCTGGctctctccagccccacccagggcCTGCAGCCCCTGCTCCCTTCCAGAGCCATTCGGCTCCATCCTGCCCTTCCTGTCACCCCTCAGGAGCTAGGGAGGGGGGGCAGGATATGCGGGCGGCAGGATATCCACTTATAGCCTTGGCAGCACAATGGCGCAGGGGAGGGGACtggcaagcccccccccccacaacctcccCATAAAACAGGGCAAAGTGAGCCGGTAGGTAACCCCCACTCACTCATTCAGAGGAAGGATTAAGCTCTGAGAGGGGAGAATGGCAAGGGGTGGGGCCTCCTAGGTGAATGGCACTAACCAAACAGGACTggccagggaggaggcagcaTCCCAGGGCAGGCCAGGTCTCAGAGGTCAGAGAAGTGGGGGTGGCCAGTGGGAAGAGGGCAGCAATGAcaggggagggcgggagggctCCTGCTCAGGCCAGCGCTAGGGACCTACCTTCTTTGGACATGCCCACTTCGAAGCACTTCTGTAGCCGGCAGTACTGGCAGCGATTCCGCGTCACCTTGTTGATGATACAGTTTTTGTCGCGGTGACATGTGTACACCATGTTCTTCTGGATGCTGCGGCGGAAGAAGCcctggagttgggggtggggggtgggcagtgaagCAGGATGCTGGGAGTACCAGCCTCTCTCACAGGCCCTTCGGGTCGCCCCAGGCTGGACCCAGCCTGCGAGCCACGTGTGTGCAAAGCAGCTCCTCCCCACTCCGCGGGAATGGCCACCCACGCACAGCGTCCTGCCCCTCTGGTCTGGACCCGGAGGCCCAGcgcgccccacccccactatGCACACACCTTGCAGCCTTCACAGGAGCTGACCCCATAGTGGTAGCCAGAGGACTTGTCATTGCACACGAAGCACGGCTTGTAGACccgaggaggtggagggggcgaGGGCGAGCTGGGCACCATCTCCTCTGAGCTAGTGCTCTGCGTCTCCACCGCTGAGGGGGAAAGCAATGACATGAGGGTCGGGGGAAAAGGACCCCTCAGATCTCCCCGGCATCCTCACTACACAGGCACACCCCATTCCCACTTGTCCCTCCAGCTCAGAGATGACAACACCATCATCACCACAGCGGCTTAAAGTCCCAACAACCACGCACGGCCCCATAGTAAACACTTCCAGAAAGCCCCGAACGACGGCTACCAGTGCACCTCCCGCCGCAGTCTGGCCGTCTCCCTGCACAACAGTGCCAGCCCGAGCCCTCAGATACTTCCAGCCCTCATGACACTGCGAGGTTCCTCAAATTCCAGGCCAAG
This genomic window contains:
- the RARG gene encoding retinoic acid receptor gamma isoform X1, with the translated sequence MYDCMETFAPGPRRLYGASGPGAGLLRRATGSSCFAGFESFAWPQPASLQSVETQSTSSEEMVPSSPSPPPPPRVYKPCFVCNDKSSGYHYGVSSCEGCKGFFRRSIQKNMVYTCHRDKNCIINKVTRNRCQYCRLQKCFEVGMSKEAVRNDRNKKKKEVKEEGSLDSYELSPQLEELITKVSKAHQETFPSLCQLGKYTTNSSADHRVQLDLGLWDKFSELATKCIIKIVEFAKRLPGFTGLSIADQITLLKAACLDILMLRICTRYTPEQDTMTFSDGLTLNRTQMHNAGFGPLTDLVFAFAGQLLPLEMDDTETGLLSAICLICGDRMDLEEPEKVDKLQEPLLEALRLYARRRRPSQPYMFPRMLMKITDLRGISTKGAERAITLKMEIPGPMPPLIREMLENPEMFEDDSSQPGPHPKASSEDEVPRGQGKGACSPQPDQGP
- the RARG gene encoding retinoic acid receptor gamma isoform X2; protein product: MATNKERLFAAAGVLGPGSGYPGAGFPFAFPGALRGSPPFEMLSPSFRGLGQPDLPKEMASLSVETQSTSSEEMVPSSPSPPPPPRVYKPCFVCNDKSSGYHYGVSSCEGCKGFFRRSIQKNMVYTCHRDKNCIINKVTRNRCQYCRLQKCFEVGMSKEAVRNDRNKKKKEVKEEGSLDSYELSPQLEELITKVSKAHQETFPSLCQLGKYTTNSSADHRVQLDLGLWDKFSELATKCIIKIVEFAKRLPGFTGLSIADQITLLKAACLDILMLRICTRYTPEQDTMTFSDGLTLNRTQMHNAGFGPLTDLVFAFAGQLLPLEMDDTETGLLSAICLICGDRMDLEEPEKVDKLQEPLLEALRLYARRRRPSQPYMFPRMLMKITDLRGISTKGAERAITLKMEIPGPMPPLIREMLENPEMFEDDSSQPGPHPKASSEDEVPRGQGKGACSPQPDQGP